Proteins encoded together in one Camelus dromedarius isolate mCamDro1 chromosome 11, mCamDro1.pat, whole genome shotgun sequence window:
- the NR2C1 gene encoding nuclear receptor subfamily 2 group C member 1 isoform X1 has protein sequence MATIEEIAHQIIEQQMGEIVTEQQTGQKIQIVTALDHNTQGKQFILTNHDGSTPSKVILARQDSTPGKVFLTTPDAAGVNQLFFTTPDLSAQHLQLLTDSSSEQGPNKVFDLCVVCGDKASGRHYGAVTCEGCKGFFKRSIRKNLVYSCRGSKDCIINKHHRNRCQYCRLQRCIAFGMKQDSVQCERKPIEVSREKSSNCAASTEKIYIRKDLRSPLAATPTFVTDSETARSAGLLDSGMFVNIHQSGIKTESAVLMTPDKAESCQGDLSTLASVVTSLANLGKTKDLSQNINEMSMIESLSNGDSSLCEFHQEMQTNGDVSRAFDTLAKALNPGESTACQSSVEGMEGNVHLIAGDSSINYIEKEGPLLSDSHVAFRLTMPSPMPEYLNVHYIGESASRLLFLSMHWALSIPSFQALGQENSISLVKAYWNELFTLGLAQCWQVMNVATILATFVNCLHSSLQQDKMSTERRKLLMEHIFKLQEFCNSMVKLCIDGYEYAYLKAIVLFSPDHPGLENMEQIEKFQEKAYVEFQDYITKTYPDDTYRLSRLLLRLPALRLMNATITEELFFKGLIGNVRIDSVIPHILKMEPADYNSQIIGHSI, from the exons ATGGCAACGATAGAAGAAATTGCACATCAAATTATTGAACAGCAGATGGGAGAG ATTGTTACTGAGCAGCAAACTGGCCAGAAAATCCAGATTGTGACAGCACTTGATCATAATACCCAAGGCAAGCAGTTCATTCTGACAAATCACGATGGCTCTACTCCAAGCAAAGTCATTCTGGCTAGACAAGATTCTACTCCAGGAAAAGTTTTCCTCACAACCCCAGATGCAGCAGGTGTCAACCAGTTATTTTTCACAACTCCTGATTTGTCTGCACAACACCTCCAG CTCTTAACAGATTCTTCCTCAGAACAAGGACCAAATAAAGTTTTTGATCTTTGCGTTGTATGTGGAGACAAAGCATCag GGCGTCATTATGGAGCAGTAACTTGTGAAGGCTgcaaaggattttttaaaagaagtatccGAAAAAATTTAGTTTATTCCTGTCGAGGATCAAAGGACTGTATTATTAACAAACACCATCGAAATCGCTGTCAATACTGCAGGTTACAAAGATGTATTGCGTTTGGAATGAAACAAGACT CTGTTCAGTGTGAAAGAAAACCCATAGAAGTATCAAGAGAAAAATCTTCCAACTGTGCTGCTTCAACAGAAAAAATCTACATTCGAAAAGACCTTCGAAGTCCATTAGCTGCAACTCCAACTTTTGTAACAGACAGTGAAACTGCAAG GTCAGCAGGACTGTTAGATTCAGGAATGTTTGTGAATATTCATCAGTCTGGAATAAAAACTGAGTCAGCTGTGCTGATGACACCAGATAAG gctgaatcatGTCAGGGAGATTTAAGCACATTGGCCAGTGTGGTTACATCATTAGCAAACCTTGGAAAAACTAAAGatctttctcaaaatattaatgaaatgtcTATGATTGAAAGCTTAAGCAATGGTGATTCCTCTTTGTGTGAATTTCATCAAGAAATGCAGACTAATGGTGATGTTTCAAG GGCATTTGACACTCTTGCAAAAGCATTGAATCCTGGAGAGAGCACAGCCTGTCAGAGCTCAGTAGAGGGCATGGAAGGAAACGTACACCTAATTGCTGGAGACTCGAGCATAAATTACATCGAAAAAGAGGGGCCACTTCTCAGCGATTCACATGTAGCTTTCAGG CTCACCATGCCGTCTCCTATGCCTGAGTACCTGAACGTGCACTACATTGGGGAGTCTGCCTCCAGACTACTGTTCTTATCAATGCACTGGGCACTTTCAATTCCTTCCTTCCAGGCTCTTGG gcaAGAAAACAGCATATCATTGGTGAAAGCCTATTGGAATGAACTTTTTACTCTTGGTCTTGCCCAGTGCTGGCAAGTGATGAATGTAGCAACTATATTAGCAACATTTGTCAATTGTCTTCACAGTAGCCTTCAACAAG ataaaatgtcaacagaaagaagaaaattattgaTGGAACACATCTTCAAACTACAGGAGTTTTGTAACAGCATGGTTAAACTCTGCATTGATGGATATGAATATGCCTACCTGAAGGCAATAGTACTCTTTAGTCCAG ATCATCCAGGTTTAGAAAACATGGAACAGATTGAGAAATTTCAGGAAAAGGCTTATGTGGAATTCCAAGATTATATAACCAAAACCTATCCAGATGACACCTACAG GTTGTCCAGACTACTACTCAGATTGCCAGCTTTGAGATTGATGAACGCTACCATCACCGAAGAATTGTTTTTCAAAGGTCTCATTGGCAATGTACGAATTGACAGTGTTAtcccacatattttaaaaatggaaccTGCAGATTATAACTCACAAATAATTGGTCACAGCATTTGA
- the NR2C1 gene encoding nuclear receptor subfamily 2 group C member 1 isoform X3, producing the protein MATIEEIAHQIIEQQMGEIVTEQQTGQKIQIVTALDHNTQGKQFILTNHDGSTPSKVILARQDSTPGKVFLTTPDAAGVNQLFFTTPDLSAQHLQLLTDSSSEQGPNKVFDLCVVCGDKASGRHYGAVTCEGCKGFFKRSIRKNLVYSCRGSKDCIINKHHRNRCQYCRLQRCIAFGMKQDSVQCERKPIEVSREKSSNCAASTEKIYIRKDLRSPLAATPTFVTDSETARSAGLLDSGMFVNIHQSGIKTESAVLMTPDKAESCQGDLSTLASVVTSLANLGKTKDLSQNINEMSMIESLSNGDSSLCEFHQEMQTNGDVSRAFDTLAKALNPGESTACQSSVEGMEGNVHLIAGDSSINYIEKEGPLLSDSHLTMPSPMPEYLNVHYIGESASRLLFLSMHWALSIPSFQALGQENSISLVKAYWNELFTLGLAQCWQVMNVATILATFVNCLHSSLQQDKMSTERRKLLMEHIFKLQEFCNSMVKLCIDGYEYAYLKAIVLFSPDHPGLENMEQIEKFQEKAYVEFQDYITKTYPDDTYRLSRLLLRLPALRLMNATITEELFFKGLIGNVRIDSVIPHILKMEPADYNSQIIGHSI; encoded by the exons ATGGCAACGATAGAAGAAATTGCACATCAAATTATTGAACAGCAGATGGGAGAG ATTGTTACTGAGCAGCAAACTGGCCAGAAAATCCAGATTGTGACAGCACTTGATCATAATACCCAAGGCAAGCAGTTCATTCTGACAAATCACGATGGCTCTACTCCAAGCAAAGTCATTCTGGCTAGACAAGATTCTACTCCAGGAAAAGTTTTCCTCACAACCCCAGATGCAGCAGGTGTCAACCAGTTATTTTTCACAACTCCTGATTTGTCTGCACAACACCTCCAG CTCTTAACAGATTCTTCCTCAGAACAAGGACCAAATAAAGTTTTTGATCTTTGCGTTGTATGTGGAGACAAAGCATCag GGCGTCATTATGGAGCAGTAACTTGTGAAGGCTgcaaaggattttttaaaagaagtatccGAAAAAATTTAGTTTATTCCTGTCGAGGATCAAAGGACTGTATTATTAACAAACACCATCGAAATCGCTGTCAATACTGCAGGTTACAAAGATGTATTGCGTTTGGAATGAAACAAGACT CTGTTCAGTGTGAAAGAAAACCCATAGAAGTATCAAGAGAAAAATCTTCCAACTGTGCTGCTTCAACAGAAAAAATCTACATTCGAAAAGACCTTCGAAGTCCATTAGCTGCAACTCCAACTTTTGTAACAGACAGTGAAACTGCAAG GTCAGCAGGACTGTTAGATTCAGGAATGTTTGTGAATATTCATCAGTCTGGAATAAAAACTGAGTCAGCTGTGCTGATGACACCAGATAAG gctgaatcatGTCAGGGAGATTTAAGCACATTGGCCAGTGTGGTTACATCATTAGCAAACCTTGGAAAAACTAAAGatctttctcaaaatattaatgaaatgtcTATGATTGAAAGCTTAAGCAATGGTGATTCCTCTTTGTGTGAATTTCATCAAGAAATGCAGACTAATGGTGATGTTTCAAG GGCATTTGACACTCTTGCAAAAGCATTGAATCCTGGAGAGAGCACAGCCTGTCAGAGCTCAGTAGAGGGCATGGAAGGAAACGTACACCTAATTGCTGGAGACTCGAGCATAAATTACATCGAAAAAGAGGGGCCACTTCTCAGCGATTCACAT CTCACCATGCCGTCTCCTATGCCTGAGTACCTGAACGTGCACTACATTGGGGAGTCTGCCTCCAGACTACTGTTCTTATCAATGCACTGGGCACTTTCAATTCCTTCCTTCCAGGCTCTTGG gcaAGAAAACAGCATATCATTGGTGAAAGCCTATTGGAATGAACTTTTTACTCTTGGTCTTGCCCAGTGCTGGCAAGTGATGAATGTAGCAACTATATTAGCAACATTTGTCAATTGTCTTCACAGTAGCCTTCAACAAG ataaaatgtcaacagaaagaagaaaattattgaTGGAACACATCTTCAAACTACAGGAGTTTTGTAACAGCATGGTTAAACTCTGCATTGATGGATATGAATATGCCTACCTGAAGGCAATAGTACTCTTTAGTCCAG ATCATCCAGGTTTAGAAAACATGGAACAGATTGAGAAATTTCAGGAAAAGGCTTATGTGGAATTCCAAGATTATATAACCAAAACCTATCCAGATGACACCTACAG GTTGTCCAGACTACTACTCAGATTGCCAGCTTTGAGATTGATGAACGCTACCATCACCGAAGAATTGTTTTTCAAAGGTCTCATTGGCAATGTACGAATTGACAGTGTTAtcccacatattttaaaaatggaaccTGCAGATTATAACTCACAAATAATTGGTCACAGCATTTGA
- the NR2C1 gene encoding nuclear receptor subfamily 2 group C member 1 isoform X2, producing the protein MATIEEIAHQIIEQQMGEIVTEQQTGQKIQIVTALDHNTQGKQFILTNHDGSTPSKVILARQDSTPGKVFLTTPDAAGVNQLFFTTPDLSAQHLQLLTDSSSEQGPNKVFDLCVVCGDKASGRHYGAVTCEGCKGFFKRSIRKNLVYSCRGSKDCIINKHHRNRCQYCRLQRCIAFGMKQDSVQCERKPIEVSREKSSNCAASTEKIYIRKDLRSPLAATPTFVTDSETARSAGLLDSGMFVNIHQSGIKTESAVLMTPDKAESCQGDLSTLASVVTSLANLGKTKDLSQNINEMSMIESLSNGDSSLCEFHQEMQTNGDVSRAFDTLAKALNPGESTACQSSVEGMEGNVHLIAGDSSINYIEKEGPLLSDSHVAFRLTMPSPMPEYLNVHYIGESASRLLFLSMHWALSIPSFQALGQENSISLVKAYWNELFTLGLAQCWQVMNVATILATFVNCLHSSLQQDKMSTERRKLLMEHIFKLQEFCNSMVKLCIDGYEYAYLKAIVLFSPDHPGLENMEQIEKFQEKAYVEFQDYITKTYPDDTYRLLLRLPALRLMNATITEELFFKGLIGNVRIDSVIPHILKMEPADYNSQIIGHSI; encoded by the exons ATGGCAACGATAGAAGAAATTGCACATCAAATTATTGAACAGCAGATGGGAGAG ATTGTTACTGAGCAGCAAACTGGCCAGAAAATCCAGATTGTGACAGCACTTGATCATAATACCCAAGGCAAGCAGTTCATTCTGACAAATCACGATGGCTCTACTCCAAGCAAAGTCATTCTGGCTAGACAAGATTCTACTCCAGGAAAAGTTTTCCTCACAACCCCAGATGCAGCAGGTGTCAACCAGTTATTTTTCACAACTCCTGATTTGTCTGCACAACACCTCCAG CTCTTAACAGATTCTTCCTCAGAACAAGGACCAAATAAAGTTTTTGATCTTTGCGTTGTATGTGGAGACAAAGCATCag GGCGTCATTATGGAGCAGTAACTTGTGAAGGCTgcaaaggattttttaaaagaagtatccGAAAAAATTTAGTTTATTCCTGTCGAGGATCAAAGGACTGTATTATTAACAAACACCATCGAAATCGCTGTCAATACTGCAGGTTACAAAGATGTATTGCGTTTGGAATGAAACAAGACT CTGTTCAGTGTGAAAGAAAACCCATAGAAGTATCAAGAGAAAAATCTTCCAACTGTGCTGCTTCAACAGAAAAAATCTACATTCGAAAAGACCTTCGAAGTCCATTAGCTGCAACTCCAACTTTTGTAACAGACAGTGAAACTGCAAG GTCAGCAGGACTGTTAGATTCAGGAATGTTTGTGAATATTCATCAGTCTGGAATAAAAACTGAGTCAGCTGTGCTGATGACACCAGATAAG gctgaatcatGTCAGGGAGATTTAAGCACATTGGCCAGTGTGGTTACATCATTAGCAAACCTTGGAAAAACTAAAGatctttctcaaaatattaatgaaatgtcTATGATTGAAAGCTTAAGCAATGGTGATTCCTCTTTGTGTGAATTTCATCAAGAAATGCAGACTAATGGTGATGTTTCAAG GGCATTTGACACTCTTGCAAAAGCATTGAATCCTGGAGAGAGCACAGCCTGTCAGAGCTCAGTAGAGGGCATGGAAGGAAACGTACACCTAATTGCTGGAGACTCGAGCATAAATTACATCGAAAAAGAGGGGCCACTTCTCAGCGATTCACATGTAGCTTTCAGG CTCACCATGCCGTCTCCTATGCCTGAGTACCTGAACGTGCACTACATTGGGGAGTCTGCCTCCAGACTACTGTTCTTATCAATGCACTGGGCACTTTCAATTCCTTCCTTCCAGGCTCTTGG gcaAGAAAACAGCATATCATTGGTGAAAGCCTATTGGAATGAACTTTTTACTCTTGGTCTTGCCCAGTGCTGGCAAGTGATGAATGTAGCAACTATATTAGCAACATTTGTCAATTGTCTTCACAGTAGCCTTCAACAAG ataaaatgtcaacagaaagaagaaaattattgaTGGAACACATCTTCAAACTACAGGAGTTTTGTAACAGCATGGTTAAACTCTGCATTGATGGATATGAATATGCCTACCTGAAGGCAATAGTACTCTTTAGTCCAG ATCATCCAGGTTTAGAAAACATGGAACAGATTGAGAAATTTCAGGAAAAGGCTTATGTGGAATTCCAAGATTATATAACCAAAACCTATCCAGATGACACCTACAG ACTACTACTCAGATTGCCAGCTTTGAGATTGATGAACGCTACCATCACCGAAGAATTGTTTTTCAAAGGTCTCATTGGCAATGTACGAATTGACAGTGTTAtcccacatattttaaaaatggaaccTGCAGATTATAACTCACAAATAATTGGTCACAGCATTTGA
- the NR2C1 gene encoding nuclear receptor subfamily 2 group C member 1 isoform X4 has protein sequence MATIEEIAHQIIEQQMGEIVTEQQTGQKIQIVTALDHNTQGKQFILTNHDGSTPSKVILARQDSTPGKVFLTTPDAAGVNQLFFTTPDLSAQHLQLLTDSSSEQGPNKVFDLCVVCGDKASGRHYGAVTCEGCKGFFKRSIRKNLVYSCRGSKDCIINKHHRNRCQYCRLQRCIAFGMKQDSVQCERKPIEVSREKSSNCAASTEKIYIRKDLRSPLAATPTFVTDSETARSAGLLDSGMFVNIHQSGIKTESAVLMTPDKAESCQGDLSTLASVVTSLANLGKTKDLSQNINEMSMIESLSNGDSSLCEFHQEMQTNGDVSRAFDTLAKALNPGESTACQSSVEGMEGNVHLIAGDSSINYIEKEGPLLSDSHVAFRLTMPSPMPEYLNVHYIGESASRLLFLSMHWALSIPSFQALGQENSISLVKAYWNELFTLGLAQCWQVMNVATILATFVNCLHSSLQQERRKLLMEHIFKLQEFCNSMVKLCIDGYEYAYLKAIVLFSPDHPGLENMEQIEKFQEKAYVEFQDYITKTYPDDTYRLSRLLLRLPALRLMNATITEELFFKGLIGNVRIDSVIPHILKMEPADYNSQIIGHSI, from the exons ATGGCAACGATAGAAGAAATTGCACATCAAATTATTGAACAGCAGATGGGAGAG ATTGTTACTGAGCAGCAAACTGGCCAGAAAATCCAGATTGTGACAGCACTTGATCATAATACCCAAGGCAAGCAGTTCATTCTGACAAATCACGATGGCTCTACTCCAAGCAAAGTCATTCTGGCTAGACAAGATTCTACTCCAGGAAAAGTTTTCCTCACAACCCCAGATGCAGCAGGTGTCAACCAGTTATTTTTCACAACTCCTGATTTGTCTGCACAACACCTCCAG CTCTTAACAGATTCTTCCTCAGAACAAGGACCAAATAAAGTTTTTGATCTTTGCGTTGTATGTGGAGACAAAGCATCag GGCGTCATTATGGAGCAGTAACTTGTGAAGGCTgcaaaggattttttaaaagaagtatccGAAAAAATTTAGTTTATTCCTGTCGAGGATCAAAGGACTGTATTATTAACAAACACCATCGAAATCGCTGTCAATACTGCAGGTTACAAAGATGTATTGCGTTTGGAATGAAACAAGACT CTGTTCAGTGTGAAAGAAAACCCATAGAAGTATCAAGAGAAAAATCTTCCAACTGTGCTGCTTCAACAGAAAAAATCTACATTCGAAAAGACCTTCGAAGTCCATTAGCTGCAACTCCAACTTTTGTAACAGACAGTGAAACTGCAAG GTCAGCAGGACTGTTAGATTCAGGAATGTTTGTGAATATTCATCAGTCTGGAATAAAAACTGAGTCAGCTGTGCTGATGACACCAGATAAG gctgaatcatGTCAGGGAGATTTAAGCACATTGGCCAGTGTGGTTACATCATTAGCAAACCTTGGAAAAACTAAAGatctttctcaaaatattaatgaaatgtcTATGATTGAAAGCTTAAGCAATGGTGATTCCTCTTTGTGTGAATTTCATCAAGAAATGCAGACTAATGGTGATGTTTCAAG GGCATTTGACACTCTTGCAAAAGCATTGAATCCTGGAGAGAGCACAGCCTGTCAGAGCTCAGTAGAGGGCATGGAAGGAAACGTACACCTAATTGCTGGAGACTCGAGCATAAATTACATCGAAAAAGAGGGGCCACTTCTCAGCGATTCACATGTAGCTTTCAGG CTCACCATGCCGTCTCCTATGCCTGAGTACCTGAACGTGCACTACATTGGGGAGTCTGCCTCCAGACTACTGTTCTTATCAATGCACTGGGCACTTTCAATTCCTTCCTTCCAGGCTCTTGG gcaAGAAAACAGCATATCATTGGTGAAAGCCTATTGGAATGAACTTTTTACTCTTGGTCTTGCCCAGTGCTGGCAAGTGATGAATGTAGCAACTATATTAGCAACATTTGTCAATTGTCTTCACAGTAGCCTTCAACAAG aaagaagaaaattattgaTGGAACACATCTTCAAACTACAGGAGTTTTGTAACAGCATGGTTAAACTCTGCATTGATGGATATGAATATGCCTACCTGAAGGCAATAGTACTCTTTAGTCCAG ATCATCCAGGTTTAGAAAACATGGAACAGATTGAGAAATTTCAGGAAAAGGCTTATGTGGAATTCCAAGATTATATAACCAAAACCTATCCAGATGACACCTACAG GTTGTCCAGACTACTACTCAGATTGCCAGCTTTGAGATTGATGAACGCTACCATCACCGAAGAATTGTTTTTCAAAGGTCTCATTGGCAATGTACGAATTGACAGTGTTAtcccacatattttaaaaatggaaccTGCAGATTATAACTCACAAATAATTGGTCACAGCATTTGA